CTAAGCTGGCTTTTGATTAGATTCTATGTTCATATTTGGGTACCATCTAAATTCATGATtcaagaaacacacacacatatatacacatataggGTGTGCGCAATGCACGGTTCCAACCAACTCAGCTTTTAAATATTGCATCTTACTTTCCAACAACAAAGCAGAAAGAAGCCTCTATTTTGACAAAAAGCAATATGAAAGGAATGAAACCCTAGTAGAAATTGGGTCAAATCATTATATGAGGAAATGCTCCATTATAGAATATCTATTCAATAAATAGTCCCTTATTGTGGTATGTGCTTATGGTGGCTTACTATGTGAGGTGAAGGGCACTTGTGTCATTTAAAAAAACAGATATTTTGGGCCCCATTTTTTAATGCAATTTGGATTGATAAGTCGATAGTTTCAACATATATTTAATCTTGAAATTAataaaagtgttttttttattattttagtgTGAAGAACTGAACACAAGCTAGATTTGCTGATTGGGACTTAGTTAGTCAATAATGTGCTGCTGAATTGGTAATTCAGTGGAAAAATCCATAAATTCATTGTTATTCACAATTTCTTCATGAATTCGCTGTTTAAGCGAATATTCATATGAACTGATGCCATTGGAAGAAAATATTGCTTCTTGGTTTGCTGGGTGAAGTAAGCATCACcttcttggtttttttaatacatgaaCGTGAAGTATGGAACTTTTCCTCCAAAACTTTTTGAAGTCTATCAAACACCCATAGGATACACCCGCCAGTGTATTAGCTCTAACACCTTAATGAATGAAGCTCAAATCAAACAGTGTATCTAAAATCCTATTATTGATATCAAATCTGCTGTGATCCTAGATCCCTAGGATCTCATATTTATGGATTTAAGTTCGAACCCTCTACTCGAccttaaatttataaatttatggtttttaacatgcagcttcaaatccaaaaaaactaataatctcccaaaacatactttttttataaagccTAGACAGAGACGGTCAAACCCAACCTAAAAAGAGCACAACATACATAAATAAGTGTATTGTCATAAGCCAGctatataaatttaaattttggagTTGCTACTGGTAAGAACAATAAAGAAACTTGGTACCATAATAAtttgcaaaaagaagaaagaataacATATAGACCAACTTGAAATGTTCGGGACactcatttttatcattttaccCATCACTGTTTGATTTGAGCTTCATTCATTAAGGTGTTAGAGCTAATACACAGGCGGGTGTATCCTATGGGTGTTCGATAGACTTCAAAATGTTTTGGAGGAAAAGTTCCATACCTCACGttcatgtattaaaaaaaccaagaaagtgATGCTTACTTCACCCAGCATACCAAGAAGCaatattttcttccaattgCATCCGTTCATATAAATATTCGCTTAAACAGCGAATTCATGAAGAAATTGTGAATAACAATGAATTTATGGATTTTTCCACAGAATTACCAATTCAGCGGCACGTTATTGACTAAGTCACAATCAGCAAATCTAGCTTGTGTTCAGTTCTTCAcactaaaataataaaaaatacacttctattaatttcaaaattaaatatattttgaacCTATCGAGTTATCAATCCGAATTGCATTAAAAAATCGGGGaaaacatatcttttttttaaatgaccCAAGTGCCCTTCACCTCACATATTAAGCCACCAAAAGCACATACCACAATAAGGGACTATTTATTGAATAGATATTCTATAATGGAGAATTTCCTCATATAATGATTTGACCCAATTTCTACTAGGGTTTCATTCCTTTCATATTGCTTTTTGTCAAAATAGACAATTCTACCAGCTTTGGAGTTATTTTACAGTTCACACAACATACCTTTCCAGTGGTGAGATTCATCCCTACCACTCCAATTTGTACAATTATTTTCGTCGAGGTTCTAAGTGAAAGATCAGAAAGTGACGATGCTTCCCGAATTATGAGACAAAGGCAGAATCCTAAGTGAAAATTTCCCTATCAGTAGTGTCACTTTCCTGTCTGTCACAAATTCTTCTCCTGGCCCCATAAATTCAGAAATTTCTTCCCAGGAGGCAAATTCTCCCACCCTATAAATGCGCCACGTGTGAAACTTTTTCATAAGCTCATCTGTCGTCCTACGCAGCCCCCGCTTTCCCAGAAGGAAGAAGACGCAGAGGAGGTggaagatctctttctctctctctcttccggaGAAGGCTCTGAGGAAGGAGAATAGTTAGGAGCATGTCTCGGGCTTCGGAAGGAGCAGCCATTTCTGCTGCTGCGAAGGAAAAACTCTCTGGACCATTTCCGAATTCGAGCGCGcttcttttcgttttttttgtcatctctCTGCTTAGCGTAGACGTTCCACTAAACTCTAGTGGTTCGTCGAGAACGTTTTGCATGGTCATGGTTTTTGCTTGCTTATGCAGCCGGCTCAGCTTCTGGCGGAGATTTCTGGATTTCTGTGTGTTTTGCCTCTCGCCGGAACCTTTTGAGGCCCGAGATCTTTTAGTTTTTGGTGGAAGGAGCGAATTTGTTGAGATTGAACCCCTAGGCACTCGGTGTCTGAATTTGAGTTCTTTGATTTAATTCGGAAATATCTGCACGTAAACCGTTCGCTTTCATCGACACTGGCGTCATTTACGGCTCATAACAAATCTTTTAGTTCTGTAAGATGTACTCTcactttttccttgtttttcctCTAGTAATTTCGACTGGAACGCCGTCCAGAACATGCCGTTCAATGTTTGCCCCTGTCCGTGCTTGTCGCTCTTTTCccttcatttgaaaatttccaGCTTGCTTGGTGAAACCTGGAAAGAGGAAACCGGAGCTCGGCTTTGTCCACGAAATCTTCTTGGAAGTCCGTTGTTCAGGGGAATGTCCTCTTTTCTTTCCGCATGTTCACTTCTCAAACATGATTTCAGCAGCATAGCTGAAGGATTAGTGAGTTGTTATTTCGACGACTCCTCAGTGTTTTCCTGATAAGTATTTGCTTTTGAGCTCGAATTTTTGCATCGATTTCAGGTTTTTTTTGTCTAGTTGATTCCTTCTGTCTTTGAATCAACGCATTTTGATCAGGCGACGTTTGAGTAACACGTGTTTTCCTTGCAATATGTCGCTAGCTTCTGTTGTAGAAGGAGAAAGCAATAGTTAGTAGTTTTACTGATTTGCAGCTGTAGCTTATGAGAAAGCAATAAGACACCATGTGTGTGGAGGGCGTTTGACACGGAAGACATTTTGTTCTTAGAATCCGTAATGTTTTCAGAATCCGTATATATAATAATCTTAATTCTGTCTCTCACTAAATTACGAGTAGCGCGGTTGGGTTAAGTGCTGTATAATAACCAAACCCTAAGTTCGAGTTTTGAAAGGTGTTATTCACATGTTCTTGAGAAGTATTGATCTTGAAGTCAGGCGTGCCACTGTAGAGGCCAAGTTCTGGTTCTtgtcatttctctctctctctctctctctctctctctctctctctctctttcttgtatGCATATGGAGATATAAATTtgtatacatttatatatgccAACATCactttttattactttttttttttaattcgacAGTGAGGCAAAGATAAAATGGTGGGGTTCGGATCCAGCTTTTATAAACTCAATTAATTCGATTATATGTAACTGgatagatttggatttagatttagactCCAACGCTATTTTCCCAAAACCGAATATGTAATCAGACCGGATCTGTATCCGTTTACGTTGGATATTAAACCCAAATTCAATTGGTTGTGAAAGCATCAATCCGCATTCGATtatcaatcagattcaaatttttatCAGATGTAGCTAAAGGTTCCAAAATCGAGTCCGTAATCCAATATATCATGGGTACTGCACCCCACTTGCATCCGCAATTAAATGAGATTTCATTTTGATAAAATACTAAACGATCTGAAACCTATAAAACTTTTTGAGTTGCGAAATCTTGTCACTTGACGTGTTTTTGTAAGTTGTTACATTTCATTGCTCGAGTTTTCTTTCGCTTCTGTTTTTTTAATACGAAAGTAATGCACATCAAATGGAGTTGGTTTTGTGTAGCTTGAATTTGCTATATGGTTGCATTACTGACACGGTATAACTATGAATGAACAAATTTAGTTGTTTTAACTTAAGCCGCTTTGAAACATAATTGCAGAGAGTGGATGTCATAGGTACTCTGGTGCAGAAAACTTTTCTAGGAATAGATTAATTTGCATAAATAGTACGTAGATATGCTTTCCATTTAAGACGGAACATTCTATAATACAAAAGAAGTTCCTTCCAATGTTGAAACGTCTTAGGGTATGCCTCAAATTAACTAACAGCTGAAAGATATACTTTAAAGAGTTCCTAGAAAACAGAGGGATGGGAATAGGGCAGATTTATCCGCGTATAATCATTGTGTACACAATGATGGGAGGggtgaaaactaaaagaaacttGCTAAAATAGACAACATTGTAAAGAAAACGTATACAAACGCTGGGTGTGAAGCATAACCAGAAGATGTTGCGTGAATTCGGGTTTTGTTTCCAACTGCTGTTGTGTCTTCTAGGTTGACAGCACTGGGGTATCAGCAGATGTGGGGGACATAGCTGATGACTTTACCGATGGTGTAGCAGCTCCATCAGTGTTTATAGCctgatgaaggaaaaaaagacaGGTGAAAAAAATCAAGGACACAGAAACCAGGATCCGCTAAAAGGAATCAAAACGGGTTGTACTTACAGTTAAACTCCTTCCAACCTAAGACGCCCTTCTCTCTGTTAAAAACAATCCGATGGCCCGTCATGAAGTTCTCTGCAGAAGAAATAACCAAGGTATTCGGTGTCAAGCTATACGAATGTTAAGGTAGCATCCCCATAATGTTTCTAACGGTTGAGTAGTTCTTGATAAATGAAGCAATTTATAGAGCCTGTAGATGTGCACAcacggaaagagagagagatataggtACTTACGCCCAATAATGTCCAAACCATCACTCTTCACAATAGCTAGGCAATACATATTTTGGCCCTGCAAATTATGACAAGCGAATGGTGAAGAGTTAACGGGCATGATCACACTAGCACAAAGACATATATTGACACAATACGTACCTGTGAGGTTAAAACAACTATTGGATTCAAGACATTAAAATTGGCTCCACTACtcattgttatgttgatttttgGGATAAGTATGGAGTTTTGGTTTGAACTGCATGAAGacaaattattatatatatcatgtttcGCTATTTATATTTCAACAGAGAAAATAACATACGAATGGATAGATCGGTTACCTTATGTCATAACAATACTCAAACGGAGTTGTGGAGTTAAGAGTAGAACGAGGCTCCTGGACTTGCTTATTAAACTGCAAAAGTAATGCCACATATCTAAGAATTTAAGTAGAACATCTTGAAGGTACTTTCAAGAATTAAGAGTAGAATAAGTTTATTACACTGTCTCCAATAGCTGTGTATAGTGGATCAGCTAAATAAGTGAAGGAGGTTCCAGTATCAAAAACAGGAAGGAGCCCTGGACGTATGCTAATGACATTTGCTCCCACTTGTATGTCAGTAACGTTAATTTGGTATGTGGGGCTGCATATTTATTTCCAATGGTGAAACACAAAAGCAAACCAGTCACTAAACCAACTCAATATTGATTTCCATAGTCCACGAAAGAAAGGAGACACTCACTGTGACTGAGCCACAACAAATGGAGTTTCTTCTTGATCACTGCTACCCTTGTCTCCAAAATTGATTCTTCCAAAACCATCGGAACCAAAACACATGGAGAAAGAATTCGCAATAAGGCCAGAATTGGCTAGAATGCTAGGGACAGATTGGTTTCCCAAACCAAGCCCAAATAACCCATTTAGAGCAGGGCCACGCAGAAAGACACCGGTCTGGATCCGTCCACATCTGCATCATAAAAGTATTCCGTAAAGATTTATGCTGAAGACGTGCAATAAATGACCAAGGACATTGTTACAGTAGTTTATACCTTTTCCAGAAAACATATTGGTGAGACTAAGAGTTTACATATCATTGAACAGTCTGACCTTGAATATTGCATTTAGAAGACCTTGGACCTTTTTCTAAGGGCCAGAAAActatctttttctcatttccccTAGAATTTGATCAAACTTTGGCATACATCACACACACAAAGACAACATTAAGGCTCATGCTCTTATTGGCTGCAAATAGTATTCTGTCTAAAATTTCAGTTCACAAAAATTTTGCGGATGTGTATGAGTTACTAGATGAAAGAATGATGAGGTAAATTTAATAAGCTTATCAGAGAAGGCATAAAGAAGCTCCTTGTATGGCATTTCAATGATGTAAGCATTGTTTAATCCACTCCATTAGACAACAAATAACTTAAGAAAGCTGATGAGAAAAATAATCGTACCCAAAGACAACTGAAGGATTGATTGCTTTTGGTTGACTGTCTTCAGTAATCAAGTGGAGAACATCCTCCACCAGAACACCAGA
This window of the Nymphaea colorata isolate Beijing-Zhang1983 chromosome 2, ASM883128v2, whole genome shotgun sequence genome carries:
- the LOC116248321 gene encoding aspartyl protease family protein 1-like; the encoded protein is MALPGVSFLSSTLLFFLALLFLFHPSVSKTTFSFELHHKFSDQVREWVRSTSGVSVDNWPQPGSPEYYNTLFHHDRLLLGRNLAARSKPPVTFHDGNLTLHLQLGFLHYAMVEIGTPAVKFLVALDTGSDLFWVPCQCIQCANSSSPLVQGFTSGVYSPNVSTTGKYLPCSSDLCDSQTLCSGTNSQCPYKVDYVSANTSSSGVLVEDVLHLITEDSQPKAINPSVVFGCGRIQTGVFLRGPALNGLFGLGLGNQSVPSILANSGLIANSFSMCFGSDGFGRINFGDKGSSDQEETPFVVAQSHPTYQINVTDIQVGANVISIRPGLLPVFDTGTSFTYLADPLYTAIGDSFNKQVQEPRSTLNSTTPFEYCYDISSNQNSILIPKINITMSSGANFNVLNPIVVLTSQGQNMYCLAIVKSDGLDIIGQNFMTGHRIVFNREKGVLGWKEFNCYKH